In Coregonus clupeaformis isolate EN_2021a chromosome 7, ASM2061545v1, whole genome shotgun sequence, one genomic interval encodes:
- the LOC123491306 gene encoding glial fibrillary acidic protein-like: MESQRVLSSYRKRFGHQGAGSVGGGLRLSSLSSSRLSLHGSPRHMTHSSTISRLSLGSAGGALLLGTPGNRLDFSADSLLKAQYRETRTNEKVEMMGLNDRFASFIEKVRFLEQQNTVLVTELNQLRGKEPSRLGDIFQEELRELRRQVDGLSAGKARLEIERDNMAADMATLKQRLQDEMVLRQDAESNLNTFRQDVDEASLNRVQLERKIDALQDEIAFLKKIHEEELRELQEQLMAQQVHVDLDVSKPDLTAALRDIRVQYESVASSNIQETEEWYRSKFADLTDAATRNADALRLAKQEGNEYRRQLQAMTCDMEAQRGTNESLEQQLREMEDRFSVETAGYQDTVGHLEEEIQTLKEGMARHLQEYQDLLNVKLALDIEIATYRKLLEGEESRITVPMQSFSNLQFRETSMDTKLSPEAHVKRSIIVRTVETRDGEIIKESTAERKEIPDSP; the protein is encoded by the exons ATGGAGAGTCAGAGAGTCCTGTCGTCTTACAGGAAGCGTTTCGGGCACCAGGGGGCCGGCAGCGTGGGTGGGGGCTTGCGGCTCAGCAGCCTCTCCTCCAGCCGCCTCTCCCTCCATGGGAGCCCCCGCCACATGACCCACTCCAGCACCATTTCCCGCCTCTCCCTGGGGTCAGCTGGAGGGGCCCTGCTCCTGGGGACCCCTGGGAACCGGCTGGACTTCTCGGCTGACTCACTCCTCAAGGCCCAGTATCGGGAGACGCGCACCAACGAGAAGGTGGAGATGATGGGTCTGAACGACCGCTTCGCCAGCTTTATAGAGAAGGTGCGCTTCCTGGAGCAGCAGAACACGGTGCTGGTGACGGAGCTGAACCAACTGAGGGGGAAGGAGCCCAGCCGTCTCGGGGACATCTTCCAGGAGGAACTGAGGGAGCTGCGCAGGCAGGTGGACGGACTCAGCGCTGGGAAGGCCCGGCTGGAGATAGAGAGGGACAACATGGCTGCTGACATGGCCACGCTCAAACAGAG ACTGCAAGATGAGATGGTTCTTAGACAGGATGCAGAGAGCAACTTGAACACCTTTAGACAG GACGTGGATGAGGCATCTCTGAACCGTGTCCAGTTGGAGAGGAAGATAGACGCGCTGCAGGATGAAATCGCCTTCCTCAAGAAGATCCACGAGGAG GAGCTGCGTGAGCTGCAGGAGCAGCTGATGGCCCAGCAGGTCCATGTGGATCTGGACGTGTCCAAGCCAGACCTGACCGCTGCTCTGAGGGACATTCGGGTCCAGTATGAGTCTGTGGCCTCCTCTAACATTCAGGAGACAGAAGAGTGGTACCGCTCCAAG TTTGCCGACTTGACCGACGCAGCCACTCGGAATGCAGACGCCTTGCGATTGGCCAAACAGGAGGGCAACGAGTACCGCCGGCAACTCCAGGCCATGACCTGTGACATGGAGGCACAACGTGGAACA AACGAGTCTCTGGAGCAGCAGCTGCGTGAGATGGAGGACCGCTTCTCCGTGGAGACGGCTGGTTACCAGGATACGGTGGGTCATCTGGAGGAGGAGATCCAGACCCTGAAGGAGGGGATGGCCAGACACCTGCAGGAGTACCAGGACCTGCTCAACGTCAAACTGGCCCTGGACATAGAGATCGCCACCTACAGGAAGctgctggagggagaggagagcag gaTCACTGTTCCAATGCAGAGCTTCTCTAACCTGCAGTTCAGAG AGACCAGTATGGACACTAAGTTATCTCCAGAGGCCCATGTCAAGAGGAGCATCATAGTGCGGACTGTGGAGACTAGAGACGGGGAG ATCATTAAGGAGTCTACGGCTGAGAGGAAGGAGATTCCTGACAGTCCTTAA